The nucleotide window ACGTGGAAACCATGCTGGGCGCGTGTATCGCCGGCGCTGGCATCGCCCAGGTGATGGAGATTGGCGTCGAGCAGGTAATGCGTGATGGCTTGCTTGTGGACCTCTTCCCGCACTGGCCGGACGAAAGATTTCCGCTGTATGCGCTCTTTCCGTCCCGGCGCCATCGAGCTGCGAAAGTCGACGCGTTCATTAATTTCTGCCTCGAGTCATTATCCGCGGCCGCACCCGTTACGCACCGTCAGATAGGTCTCCGGGGGAACAGCGGCAGCGCAAAAGCTAAGGCGCGCACGTCATCGCGCCCATGACAATTGATATCAAGCCGAGTACGGAGTAACTGGTAATGCCGCAAGGAACAACCCGGTTCTCTTCGAAACCTATTCCGAGAAACAAACTGGTTTGTGGCGTCGACGTACAGGTACGTTCACGCGGTGCCGTCTTCGCAGCGGAAAGCGGCTGAGTCAGTCACGACGACCGCTGATACCAGTTACGGGACGAGTTAACGACCTTGACTACGACCAGCATGACCGGCACTTCGACGAGTACGCCGACCACTGTTGCCAATGCCGCACCGGACTTCAGACCGAACAGGCTGATGGCCGTTGCAACAGCAAGTTCAAAGAAGTTGGACGCGCCAATCAGGCAGGACGGTGCAGCAACGTCGTGCGATACGCCCAGTTGCCGGTTCGCCAGGTAGGCGAGCGACGAGTTGATAATCACCTGAATCAGGATAGGCACCGCGAGCAGCAGGATGACGAGAGGCTGAGCAATGATTTGCTCGCCCTGGAACGCGAAGAGCAGCACAAGTGTCAGTAGCAGCGCAGCGATGGAGAACGGGCCAATCTTCGAAAGCGCTTGCTGGAAGGCCTGCTCGCCCTGACGTAGGAGAGTCTTGCGAATAAGCTGCGCAATGATGACGGGGATGACGATGTAGAGCACCACCGAGGTCAGCAATGTATCCCAAGGCACCGCAATGTTCGAGATGCCGAGCAGCAGACCCACGACCGGGGCAAACGCGAACACCATAATCAGGTCGTTCAACGCGACCTGTGACAGCGTGAAGTAAGGGTCGCCTTTCGTCAGCTGACTCCAGACGAAGACCATCGCTGTGCAAGGCGCCGCAGCCAGAAGAATCAGGCCGGCCACGTAGCTGTCGAGCTGGTCGGCGGGCAGAAGCGACGCGAATACGTGCCGCACGAAGACCCATGCCAGAAACGCCATCGTGAACGGTTTGACCGCCCAGTTGATGACCAGCGTCACGCCAATTCCTTTCAGCTGCGTGCGGACTTTGCCAAGCGAAGCGAAGTCAATGCGCAACAACATCGGAATTATCATGACCCAAATCAGAATCCCGACGGGGAGGTTGACGTGGGCAAACTCCAGCGTCGATACGGTGTGGACAGCGCCGGGCAACAGCTTGCCGAGAACGATGCCGACCACAATGCATAGCGCGACCCACACGGACAGATAGCGCTCGAAAAAACCAATGCCACTCGGCGCCCGCCGCGCGGCCTTCGCGGCTGTTTGACTGCCCGCCATCGTTACTCTCCCTTCTCACGCAGCGACGTGCCGATGTTCTGCATTTCCTGCTGGACCGCAACGCGGTCCAGCTCTTCGAGCGGCAGATTCGCGAAGAGCTCGATGCGCTTCTTCATCTGCACGTAGGCCTGCAGAAATGCCTTGCGCTTGGCGTCGTCGGAGCCCTCGGCCGTCGAGGGGTCGGGTATGCCCCAGTGTGCTTTCGCAGGGTGACCGGGCCAAATTGGGCATACCTCGCCGGCCGCGTTGTCGCAGACAGTAAAGATGAAATCGATTTGCGGTGCGCCGTCTTCAGCGAATTCATCCCAGCTCTTGCTGCGTAGCCCTTCGGTCGAAATCTGCTGTGAACGCAGCAGGTCAAGCGCAAAGGGGTTCGGAGCAGTGCCAGGGTGACTGCCGGCGCTGTACCCCACGAAACGGTCGCTCGCGAGTTCATTCAATGCCGCTTCCGCCAGAATGGAGCGTGCGGAGTTGTGGGTACAGAGGAATAAGACATTGTATCTTCGGGGTTCGGTCACAGATTTCTCCTGGCGACGTTTGGTCTAGGCAGCTTCGAATTAATCCATATCTCCAATATAATGGAAACGTTGTGATGCAGCAAGCGCGGGCGCGCTCTGTCGTTCGTCGCTGGCAGCGGTGAAGTCTGGGGTCGACTGTTCCACCCCGCGCCGGCGGCGCCGCGTTAGAATCGGCACATAACCTTGAAGACAGAGCCTTATGAAGGAAAAAGACGCCATCAAAGCTTTGGCCGCGCTCGCACAGCCGACGCGCCTGGCTATTTTTCGCCTGCTCGTCACAGCCGGCCCGGAAGGTCTCAACGTCGGAGTCATCCAGGAGCATCTTGACCTGGCTAGCGCGACGCTCTCCTTCCATCTCAAGGAGCTGACGCATGCTGGCCTGGTAACGTCTCGTCAGGAAGGTCGCTTCGTATATTACGGGCCCGAAATCGAGCACATGAACGACCTGGTTGGCTTTCTGACCGAGAACTGCTGCCAGGGAGTGGACTCGGCTGCATGCAAGCCCGCCAAGAAAGTGAAGTGCAAGCCCGTGACCGCATGAACAGGCGCTTGATGCGGTAAGTCGCGCAGGAACACACGTCCATCATCCGCATCAGTATCCAACTGCAACGGCCGCCTCGCCGACCTTGGGCGGCCGTTTGTTTTGATGCTGCGGATTCAGCCGCAGCAGACCTTTTTCTCAATCACAGCGGGGATGGACGTGGAGGGGGCGCAGCACGCGCCGCTGGGCTCCGACATGGCCGCCTGTCGGCTGTCTGCGCCAAACACAGGAATGTTGCCGAGCGTGTGATAAGTCTCCCATGGCACTCCAGCGGGGTCCTGCGTCCAGTACTTGTTGGAACTCGCGTAGCAGCACTGGGCTGCAGGCTGGTCCTCGACGCTGACGCTCCCCGCGACCACCTGCGCGCGCAGAGCCGCCAGTTCCTCGTCGCTGTCGACCTGAAAGCCCAGGTGATTGACGCCAGTTTCACCGCCGCGCGCTGAGATGGCGAAATTCATGCGCGGGTCCTCGAGCATCCACTTTGCGTAATCGTCCTTGAGCACGGAAGGTTCCGCGCCAAACATACTGCTGTAAAAACGCACGCTTTCGTCGAGTTTCGGGACAACAACGTGCACGTGAAATCGCTTCATTCAAGTCTCCGTTTCGTTGGTCGCACAGCCGCATTGCTCTGCTTGCTCGGCCGCGCAGCAGTTTTCCATCAGGAAATCCATCAGCGTCTGCATGTGGTCATAGCTGGCGCAATAGATGATGAACCGGCCCTGGCTCTTGCCCTCGATGAGCCCTGCGTGTGCGAGCTCCTTCAGGTGAAATGACAGCGTGGGTGCAGGCAGCCCCAGCTTTTCGGCGATGGCACCCGGACTCATACCCGAGCGTCCGGCTGTCACCAGAAGGCGAAAGACCGCGAGACGCGTCTCGTGCGCAAGCGCCGCGAGCGCCTTGACTGCCAACTTCGAATCCAGGGTTGCCATCACAGTCCTTTATTGGTTACTCGCCTGAACTTCCTTGCGAGAATGGTCGGCGATTGCCCGGGAAGCCAGGTCAGTCGTGGGGTCGAGCGGACGGCCGTCTTTCACCCGTTCGCTGTAACGGTCGACCAGGTAGTCGGCACGGCCGCGGAGTAGCAGCGTGAATTTCACGAGTTCCTCCATGACGTCCACCAGGCGGTCGTAGTAGGACGACGGTTTCATCCGGCCGTCCTCTTCAAACTCTTCAAACGCCTTGGCAACCGACGACTGGTTGGGGATGGTGAACATACGCATCCATCGTCCCAACTGGCGGAGTTGGTTCACCGAATTGAAAGATTGCGAACCGCCGCTGACTTGCATGACAGCCAGCGTGCGCCCCTGCGTCGGACGGATGCCGCCGCTGACGAGCGGGAGGTGGTCAATCTGCGTCTTTATCAGACCGGTGATGGTGCCGTGCCGCTCCGGGCTGCACCACACGTGCCCCTCTGACCACAGCGAAAGCTCGAGCAGTTCCTTCACTTTCGGATGGTGCTTCACGTCGACGTCGTCTGCGTGCGGCAGACCGCGCGGGTCGAAAATCCGCGTTTCGGCACCGAACGTCTGCAACAGGCGAGCGGCTTCCTCGACGAGCAACCGCGAATACGACCGCTCACGCAGCGAACCGTAGAGCAGCAGAATCCTGACCGGCGGCTGCCCCTCCATTCCGAGGCGTGTCGCGATATCGGTGTCGAAAAAATCTGTTCTGGCGGCCGGAAAGCTCTGGTCGCCATTGATTGCGTGAACTGTCATCTCATTACCCTGCTATTTGACATTTCCAACTATATGGAGGTGTTTGATCGATTCAACGCGCTTTGCAGCGCCCCGGAACACGACCTTCATCACCTCATTAGTTGCATTCTACTACATTTCCGGTATTCTGGAAATATGAAATGCTTGGGGCTGTCATGGACTGCGAAGACCGGGTTATGACGGAGTCGCTCGCGCCTGTGTCGGAAGGGGACCACCTTCACGAGCGCGTCGGCGCTGTCATCACGTATAGATTCGCATCGACAACATTCTTTTGCTGCGCCGCCTTTCGCACCGGCTGCGGGACCGTCCACAAACTGAGCCAGATGAGGGGCTGAAAAATTGAGCACAATGTCGAGCCGAAGTGAGAACGTCAGCGGAAACACCGCTCCCCGAGATAACAAAGACAGTCTGGTTACATGGGCGTTGGCACTAGCGCAGCTAGTCTCCTGGGGCTCCGTCTACTATTCATTCTCCCTGCTGGTTGTGCCCATGGAGCAATCCATGGGCTGGAGCAGAACGGCGACAAATGCCGCCCTTTCGGTCGGGTTGCTGGTTTCCGGGTTTGCCGCATATCCAATTGGTCGCTGGATTGACCACGGATTCGGGCGCCGCGTGATGGTGGCCGGCTCGGTCATCGCAGCCGCAATGCTGTTGCTTTGGGCCGACGCGCAGTCGCTGACGTTGCTCTTTGTCGCGTGGATTGGCCTTGGGATTGCTATGGCGTCTACGCTTTATGACCCAGTTTTTGCCGTCGTAACGCACCGATATCCGCACAGTTTCCGGACCAAAATCACCCTCATTACGCTGGTGGGCGGATTCGCCAGCACGGCCTTCATTCCACTCACCCAGTTTTTGGTTGGCTCGGTTGGATGGCGGGCATCACTCGTCGTTCTTGCTGCCGTGAACCTGGCCATCTCCCTGCCAATTCATGTCCTCGCCGTCCGCTCGTCCCGGTTGCACGGCGAGGCGCGGCCGAATCACGGCGAGGTCAAAGCGGCGAATGACGAAGCCACACGTCGCGCGCTCCGCACGCCCACGTTCTGGGCTCTCGCCGTCTGCTTCACGGCCTACTACGCGACGTTCGCGGCGCTTACATTTCATCTCGTGCCGCTCATGGTCGAGCGAGGAGTATCGAATGCCGTGCTGGTCACAACCATGGCGCTCATCGGTCCCGCTCAGGTCGCCGCTCGTGTAGCGTGGTTCACATTCGGCCGGACCGTACACGTCAGTACCGTGGGCATCATTATCGTGACGCTGTTCCCGCTCTCGACCGTTCTCCTGATAAGCGCTGGTCACTCGGCCGCGCTTCTATGGCTATTCGCGCTTTGCTACGGCGCTGCGAATGGCATGATGACCATACTCCGCGGCACCATCGTTCAGGACCTGATGTGGACCGAAGGCTACGGTGCGGTCAGCGGCATGCTTTCGTTTCCGTCGAATGTCGCCAAGGGGATAGCGCCGATTGCCGCTGCCAGCATCTGGAGCTTCACTCACGGCTACGTAGCTGTCGAATGGACCGTGTTTCTCGTCTCGATACTGTCAGCAATTGCCTTCTTCGTTGCCGTCCGCGAAAGTCGTCGCGTGGTTGCCAGCGCAGCTTGATACTGCTTCACCCGTGCCAATCATCAATCCCTTTGCCATGAAGATACGTGCCGCCCGAAGAGGTGACCTCGATGCCATCAAAGCATTGCTCGCAGAGAACCAACTGCCGGTTGCCGATGTGGATGCAGCCTTGCTCTTGGACTTCCTGGTAGCTGAAGATGCCAACGGCAGGATTGTTGGCAGTGTGGGTATTGAGCGATTTGGTCGCGCGCGCCGGATACATCGGCCCAATGTGTGCCGGCACGACGCGCCGAACTCGATACGATCCTGTCAGCCGGAGCCGTCAATAAGACCAGTAGCCGAGGCGTTGCGGGTAGCTGTAAACCACGGGGCCCGGCACGTACGCGACAGGAGGCGGAGCGTAAACAGGAACCGTGGAATAGACGGCCGGTTGGGAAATACTGTTGCCCTTTGAGGCCATGCACTGCGCGTAGGCGGCTGTGTATCGCGCCTGCAGACTGGCCGAAGTGGCTTGCGAGTCGTTTGCACCTACCGCACTGCCGAGCAGCAAGCCCGCGCCCGCACCGATCGCTGCGCCGACGCCGGCGTCGCCTGCCGCTGCGCCGAGCAGCGCGCCAGCGGCCACTCCACCTATGGTTCCGATCGCACTGCTGCCGACGCCGTTTGGTATGGCGCTGTGAGCCGGTGCGGCGGCATTGTCCGAGTGGAATGCGTAGTCCCGGCATGCGTAGTCTTCCTGCTGGAACACGCTTATTGGTTTGCCATTTGGCGGCAATGCGACGACGGACGGCCCAGTCGGCGGGATGACGGCACAGCCGGTGAGCGCGGCGGCGATCAAGCATGCGGGCAAGGCTATGCGTGTGGTTCTTAAGAGCTTCATGATGTTCACGTCCCCTGATTCGATGAAGCCATCTTGAACGCGCAGAGTTAGCCCTGAATTAGATTGACGCTGTGCGGGCGAGGGGACGTACGCGCTGATGCTATCCGCCGCAGCGGCTCACCCGTTGCTCGGAAAATACGATGCGTCGACGAGATGGTGTTCGCGGGTGAATGTGCCGTAGATGTGTTGCGGGTTCTCGACGTCCTTGTTGTAGTACTCGTGCCACCAGCTTGCCGACTGCCAGATCGCCTCGGGGCAACTGGACCGGCTCTCGAGTCCTGGCGTGAGATCAAATCCATTGGCGGCATAGGCCGTCTCCAGCATCGCAGCCGAAGGCATGCCGAAGCCTTCGCCCAGTGGATTCGACGGTACGCCGCAACCCCACGCATAGCCGATCCAGCGCAGCAGTAGACTCGACAGATCAATCGACATGCGCTCACGGCGCAGTTGCGTGAGACTCGCTTGAATCGCTTTGGCCGCCACGGGCCACAAGATGAGCGCCAGGTTCGGATACTGTTCGGACGAATCGATATGCGCCAGCGTGCCCGTCTGAATCGCGTTGCAAATGGGCGCAAATCCGTCCGGCGGATACCATGCTTCAGGCCCAAGCGACACGCTGATCACTTCCGTGTCCTTCGTCGCGGCTTTGGTTTTCATGTCAACGAACATAGCCTGCGACCATGAACTCGGCGACATGTCGCTGCGCACGTGCGCCTGCGCGAGTCGCAAGCGGAACGACAGCGGATCGGCGCCGCCTATCAGGAGGACGAAGCTGTAGTCCGCGATGTTTTTCAACGGGACGCTCTTGAGTGCCCGGTTGATCCACACGATGTTGCTTTCTTTCTTCTGCCGTCTCAGCTCGACCAGATTCTTATTGCGTGAGGCCGCTCTTGACCGGCGCGCGATGACTGACATGATGGTGTCTCCTTTATCGTTTCAGTGAGCAGCCGTCAGTTTGAAATGCGTGCTCCAACGCGTTTTCGCGTTCACTTCCTGGTCGTGATGAAGAGGCATGTAGTCGACCTGCACATCGAGAGACCCGCCCACACGCTGAATGCCGAGCATCAGCGCAAGATTGCCTCTCATCGATGAAGAGGGGTGAGGATCGAGCGTCGTCGGCAGCAGGAGCGACTGATAGTCGCCCAAGCTGCCGAATCTCGATGGCGGATCTTTGGGAGTAGGGTGCGTGGGCCAAGGATCGCGTGGTCCGAACCAGCCGGCAATCGCCGACTTGACCTTCTTGAATTCGTCGATCCCGATCGACTTGACCAGCGAAGTAGGCGATGAAATCACTTCATAAACGGGGCCGCGGTTCAACGTATCGGCGCGCAGTATCCTGCCCCAGTGAACATCGCCGGTCAGGCAGGTCAGCGGCAATCCCGCAGTCGAGACGCGCTCTATCTGGTCCACCATAAAGCGATAGTCGGCTTCGTAATTCGCCAGCTCGTAGTCCGCCACATGGCCATCGAACGCGCTCGCCGGATCGGCAAAGAGCGATTGTCCCGTCAATAGAAAACCGTAGCGGGGCTTAGGCGTGCTCGCGGAGGCAACGAGCTTGTCCACCCACGCAACGAGCGCATTGCGGCCCGCGTTGCCGAGCAGTGCGCCGGGCGGGTCGAGCATCGTTGCATGATCAGGCGCATCGCCGACGCCCCTTTCGCGCTGACTGCGCGTATCCAGCAACAGGATCGTGAGCGGTTCTATGTCGATCACACGCGGCTGCCCCATCGAGCCCGGGTAACCTTGCTGAAACATGCCGAAGCCGATTTCGGCTGCGGCGCGCCAGCGGTCCCGGCCGGCTTCCGTCCAGCTGTTCTGGATGAGCGGACTCTTGAAGGGGGCATTGTTCCAGTACTCGTGATCGTCCGGAATCGACGCGACGGGCGCCAGCGAGAGCAATTGTGGAAACCCCTCTGGAATGCCACTTCCGTTCGCAGGCGACGCACCGGGCGCATACCAGTTGCTCACGTAGTCTTCCTGGAACTTCGCTTCGAGCCAGGCCTGGTTATCCTGAAAGTTGAGTTCCGTGGGCAGATCCAGATAAACCTGATCGCCCGCGAACAGCACGAGGTCTGGACGCGGCTTATATGAAGAGATCCATCTGCCCGCTTCTCCATGCCGGTCCTGTGCGCCGTGAAAACATGACAGAAGCAGCAGATTGAATCGCTCGCCGAATTCCTGCGGGATCGCTTGAGGCAGGGTGCGAAACGACCGCACGACGGTTGCGGCGGCGTCTACGCTCAATCCGACTTCATGCTCGGACGCGGGCGCAAGGCCACTGAATTCGACAATGGTGGAGCAGAACGGGAGCTTTCCCTGAACCTTCCAGCACTGCAGCGGGCGCACTGTCGAAGGCACGACCGGATTGCCGCCGACTGTCCAGGCCAGTGCCGATGCAGTGCCATTGGCAGCCGCAAGAATACCTGCCCATACGCGCAACGTCGTGGCGTTATCGGCGACGTGATTCACAAGGGACACGATCATTTCGATGGCCCGGAAGAATGAGTCGATTCTTGTGTTTCGAACGGGCAATACCTATCCGGCGCAATCGAAGTTGCGCGGACGAGCACGGATTCGATGGCCCACCCAGTCAAGATGGAATTCTCCCAACAGCATAGAAATAGACCTGACAATTTGTAATGAGGGTTTTCCGGTGAAATCGAAAAAAACCACGGCAACGCGGGAGAGAGTAACTTTCGGATGGGAGTCCGGCCGGTTGCGGTTCGCAAGCAACCGGTCACCGCTGAAACGAAGCCGTTAGGAGGATCTGCCGTGAATACCAAGCAAAGTAAAAAGGGACATCTCGATGCTGCTGCATCGCATCACGAGCAAGCAGCGCGATTTCACCGGGAAGCATCGCAGTATTACGAGGCGGGCAAGGATTACGATCACGCCGCTCATCAGGCAGTATTGGCGCAGGGCCATGCGCTGTTTGCCATCGACGAGTCCAATCTGGCCGCCAAACATACCGGCGCGCCATTGCCGCCGGGGTCCATTGACAGCGGGCTGACTGCTGCGCGACATCATGCAGCTGCGTCGGATCTTCATGGGCAGGCGGCGCAACATCTGCGGCGCGCGGCAAAGCTTTTCGATGATGATCGCAGCGCCGTCGCCCATGAAACGCAGTTGGGGTTTTCGCTTGCGTCACGGGCGCTTGCGCATGGCAACGAAGCAGCCAGGCAATATGTTGCGTCGCTGCGGGAAAAGGGCGTTTGATCTTTACTTGAAAACGAGAAGCGCGCTAGCGCTTCTCGCATATGCCGACCACGGAAAGATGGGCCCGGCATGTACAAAACGTCTCGTGACAAGGAGGACGGTTGTATCAAGGTTGTCCTCAAGCCCTGGAGTTAATCCACGCCGCCGTCTGACTCGTTGTCGGAAATGATTTTTCCGGAGCTGTCTAGGATCGCGGCTGCCGTCCCGGCCGCGGCTCTCGGCGGATCCATCGTAAGCAGGCTCGAGGTGTCGCCCTGCGCCCTGGCGGTCGACATTGCGATGTCGACCGGCGCCCTAAGCGTTGCCACAAAACGTTGGAAACTCGCTTGCATGACGGAGGCCAGTTCTCCCCCAGTTTCTACGGCAATTTCTTCGACGTGACGCCAATACGCAAACGTCTTTTTCACTGCGGCGGGTAGCTGCTGCGACTGAAGATCGATCACTTCACTGAAAGACTGAAATGAAAGCGCCGCCCCGGCCAACACCTCCTGTTCGCGCAGAGATGTCTTGACGGTTTGCACATTCAATTCGACGATTCTCTCCAGTCCGGTAGCGGCGCAACCCACCCAGTCGAAGACGGTGGGAAAATCGGCGTCGCGGCGAAAGAGGGGGGAGTATTCCAGGGTAGTAGGGTGCATAGGAGGCTCGGTGAGGGTAAAGGGGCAGGCACGTGCCGGCGTTGAGCTACTCAGCAACCGTCGTTCCACCACTGGTGGTTTGCACTGCATGCGCTCTGCCGTTCAGCGTCGCGCTTTCTTCTTTTTCGGTTTTGCCGGCGCCAGCGCCGCCGTCCAGAAAGCGCTCGTTCCTCGTTTTGCCGCTGCCAGAGCCAAATCCGAATCCTTGCAGAGGATTGGGACGGGAAAGAGGCGAGAGCGATGACGTGCCGATCGCCGCGCCGAGCACACTCAGAATCAGATAGGCAATCAGCGAGAGGATGACCCCCGCGATCACAGAGCCCCACGAAACACGGGGTAGTCCGCTCTGGGTAGTGAGGAGTTTCATAGTTAGCCTGTGGCGTGGAAGATTAAAAGGAATGAACGCAAGATGGCTTGTGCTCATGACATCCGATCCGCGCAACGGCTGTTCCCGATGCACGGCCGACGCGGTTAGCTGACAAATGCGATGCAAGGACGATCTCTATGGGTGCCGGTTGGATGAATTTCCCCGAGCACTTGCCGCTCAAAAGGCGAAATCCACTTCGGGCTGTTGGGTCGAGGCGATGCCTCGGCCCAAATAGTTACGAAGCTCCTGCACGAATCGTCAAATGAACGGGTGATACGAAACACAGTGCGCCTGCGAACGGGCACAGCGCGTGCTCAATGTTCGTTGCGACGCGGCCTCTCGTTCGACAACGGGCGTCCATTGGCTCGGTCCAGTCGACGTAGGCGTCTGCCTCGCCTGGGCGCAACCCATCACGAGTAATGCGTGACACTCACCTGGAATCGGGGTCCAGGAAGAAAAACGGAGAAACCATGCTTGCCGTCGTCATTCCAGCCCATAACGAGGCTCATCTAATTGGTGCGTGCATCCTTTCGATTATTCGCGCGTCCCGCCATTCCGGTCTCGGCGGCGAGGAGGTGCGCATTTTTGTTGTGATGGACAGTTGCACTGACGAAACGGGATTAATTGCCGCGTCGCTCGGGGCGCAGATCTTATCGGTAGAAATGCGCAACGTCGGCGCGGCGCGCGCGACAGGTGCACAGACAGCGCTGGCGCAGAGCGCCCGGTGGTTGGCTTTCAGCGACGCCGACACAACGGTCGCGCAAGACTGGCTCGTGCAGCAGCTTGACTGTCGAACCGACGCGGTGTGCGGAGTCATCAGCATCGAGGATTGGGCAGGACACGGCGCCGCCGTGCGGCAGGATTTCGTCACGACTTATCGGGACCGCGAGGGGCACCGCCATGTTCATGGCGCGAATCTGGGTGT belongs to Paraburkholderia sp. FT54 and includes:
- the arsB gene encoding ACR3 family arsenite efflux transporter — encoded protein: MAGSQTAAKAARRAPSGIGFFERYLSVWVALCIVVGIVLGKLLPGAVHTVSTLEFAHVNLPVGILIWVMIIPMLLRIDFASLGKVRTQLKGIGVTLVINWAVKPFTMAFLAWVFVRHVFASLLPADQLDSYVAGLILLAAAPCTAMVFVWSQLTKGDPYFTLSQVALNDLIMVFAFAPVVGLLLGISNIAVPWDTLLTSVVLYIVIPVIIAQLIRKTLLRQGEQAFQQALSKIGPFSIAALLLTLVLLFAFQGEQIIAQPLVILLLAVPILIQVIINSSLAYLANRQLGVSHDVAAPSCLIGASNFFELAVATAISLFGLKSGAALATVVGVLVEVPVMLVVVKVVNSSRNWYQRSS
- a CDS encoding arsenate reductase ArsC, with protein sequence MTEPRRYNVLFLCTHNSARSILAEAALNELASDRFVGYSAGSHPGTAPNPFALDLLRSQQISTEGLRSKSWDEFAEDGAPQIDFIFTVCDNAAGEVCPIWPGHPAKAHWGIPDPSTAEGSDDAKRKAFLQAYVQMKKRIELFANLPLEELDRVAVQQEMQNIGTSLREKGE
- a CDS encoding metalloregulator ArsR/SmtB family transcription factor, with the protein product MKEKDAIKALAALAQPTRLAIFRLLVTAGPEGLNVGVIQEHLDLASATLSFHLKELTHAGLVTSRQEGRFVYYGPEIEHMNDLVGFLTENCCQGVDSAACKPAKKVKCKPVTA
- a CDS encoding ArsI/CadI family heavy metal resistance metalloenzyme, with the protein product MKRFHVHVVVPKLDESVRFYSSMFGAEPSVLKDDYAKWMLEDPRMNFAISARGGETGVNHLGFQVDSDEELAALRAQVVAGSVSVEDQPAAQCCYASSNKYWTQDPAGVPWETYHTLGNIPVFGADSRQAAMSEPSGACCAPSTSIPAVIEKKVCCG
- a CDS encoding ArsR/SmtB family transcription factor, whose amino-acid sequence is MATLDSKLAVKALAALAHETRLAVFRLLVTAGRSGMSPGAIAEKLGLPAPTLSFHLKELAHAGLIEGKSQGRFIIYCASYDHMQTLMDFLMENCCAAEQAEQCGCATNETET
- the arsH gene encoding arsenical resistance protein ArsH, whose product is MTVHAINGDQSFPAARTDFFDTDIATRLGMEGQPPVRILLLYGSLRERSYSRLLVEEAARLLQTFGAETRIFDPRGLPHADDVDVKHHPKVKELLELSLWSEGHVWCSPERHGTITGLIKTQIDHLPLVSGGIRPTQGRTLAVMQVSGGSQSFNSVNQLRQLGRWMRMFTIPNQSSVAKAFEEFEEDGRMKPSSYYDRLVDVMEELVKFTLLLRGRADYLVDRYSERVKDGRPLDPTTDLASRAIADHSRKEVQASNQ
- a CDS encoding MFS transporter, with the translated sequence MSSRSENVSGNTAPRDNKDSLVTWALALAQLVSWGSVYYSFSLLVVPMEQSMGWSRTATNAALSVGLLVSGFAAYPIGRWIDHGFGRRVMVAGSVIAAAMLLLWADAQSLTLLFVAWIGLGIAMASTLYDPVFAVVTHRYPHSFRTKITLITLVGGFASTAFIPLTQFLVGSVGWRASLVVLAAVNLAISLPIHVLAVRSSRLHGEARPNHGEVKAANDEATRRALRTPTFWALAVCFTAYYATFAALTFHLVPLMVERGVSNAVLVTTMALIGPAQVAARVAWFTFGRTVHVSTVGIIIVTLFPLSTVLLISAGHSAALLWLFALCYGAANGMMTILRGTIVQDLMWTEGYGAVSGMLSFPSNVAKGIAPIAAASIWSFTHGYVAVEWTVFLVSILSAIAFFVAVRESRRVVASAA
- a CDS encoding glycine zipper domain-containing protein; its protein translation is MKLLRTTRIALPACLIAAALTGCAVIPPTGPSVVALPPNGKPISVFQQEDYACRDYAFHSDNAAAPAHSAIPNGVGSSAIGTIGGVAAGALLGAAAGDAGVGAAIGAGAGLLLGSAVGANDSQATSASLQARYTAAYAQCMASKGNSISQPAVYSTVPVYAPPPVAYVPGPVVYSYPQRLGYWSY
- a CDS encoding phasin family protein, coding for MHPTTLEYSPLFRRDADFPTVFDWVGCAATGLERIVELNVQTVKTSLREQEVLAGAALSFQSFSEVIDLQSQQLPAAVKKTFAYWRHVEEIAVETGGELASVMQASFQRFVATLRAPVDIAMSTARAQGDTSSLLTMDPPRAAAGTAAAILDSSGKIISDNESDGGVD
- a CDS encoding glycosyltransferase is translated as MLAVVIPAHNEAHLIGACILSIIRASRHSGLGGEEVRIFVVMDSCTDETGLIAASLGAQILSVEMRNVGAARATGAQTALAQSARWLAFSDADTTVAQDWLVQQLDCRTDAVCGVISIEDWAGHGAAVRQDFVTTYRDREGHRHVHGANLGVSAAAYVAVGGFRPFASNEDVALVEALIAAKASVAWSAATRVVTSARLDSRAPHGFGAALRAVSLQLAAADAMANDTKLQACEDSEHSDATP